From a region of the Oscarella lobularis chromosome 7, ooOscLobu1.1, whole genome shotgun sequence genome:
- the LOC136189304 gene encoding DNA repair protein RAD51 homolog 1: protein MEMQSEDAMISEEESYGPILVNRLEGSGISANDVKKLEEAGFHTVEAVAYAPKKQLIAIKGISEAKADKLLNEAIKLVPMGFTTATEFHQRRSDIVQVTTGSKELDKLLGGGIETGSITEIFGEFRTGKTQLCHTLAVTCQLPIDQGGGEGKALYIDTEGTFRPERLLAVSERYGLTGGDVLDNVAYARAYNTDHQTQLLLQASAMMAESRYALLIVDSATALYRTDYSGRGELSARQMHMARFLRTLLRLADEFGVAVVITNQVVAQVDGAAMFTADPKKPIGGNIMAHASTTRLYLRKGRGETRICKIYDSPCLPEAEAMFAINADGIGDAKD, encoded by the exons ATGGAAATGCAAAGCGAAGACGCGATGATATCCGAAGAGGAGAGCTACGGGCCTATTCTCGTCAATCGTCTCGAA GGCAGCGGCATCTCGGCGAACGACGTGAAGAAGTTGGAAGAGGCGGGATTTCACACCGTAGAAGCGGTCGCGTACGCGCCGAAGAAGCAATTGATCGCGATCAAGGGAATCAGCGAAGCGAAAGCCGATAAGCTGCTCAACGAAGCAATAAAACTCGTTCCGATGGGCTTCACGACGGCAACCGAGTTCCATCAGCGCCGATCGGACATCGTTCAAGTCACGACCGGCTCCAAAGAACTCGATAAACTTCTCGGAG GTGGCATCGAAACGGGTTCGATTACGGAAATATTCGGCGAATTTCGAACGGGAAAGACGCAGTTGTGTCACACCTTGGCTGTCACTTGTCAA ctTCCTATTGATCAAGGGGGCGGCGAAGGCAAAGCGTTGTACATCGACACGGAGGGAACGTTTCGACCCGAGCGACTATTGGCCGTCTCAGAAAG ATATGGTTTGACTGGgggcgacgttctcgataACGTCGCCTACGCACGCGCTTACAACACGGATCATCAGACTCAGCTTCTCCTGCAGGCTTCGGCTATGATGGCTGAATCCAG ATATGCTTTACTGATTGTTGACAGTGCTACAGCGCTGTACAGAACGGACTACTCGGGACGGGGCGAGCTTTCGGCGCGTCAAATGCACATGGCTCGTTTCCTTCGTACTCTCCTTCGACTCGCAGACGag TTTGGAGTGGCGGTCGTCATAACGAATCAGGTCGTCGCTCAAGTGGACGGCGCCGCCATGTTCACCGCCGATCCCAAGAAGCCGATTGGCGGGAATATCATGGCGCATGCGTCAACGACGCGGCTCTATTTGAGAAAGGGGCGCGGCGAGACGCGCATCTGTAAGATCTACGATTCGCCGTGTCTTCCCGAAGCGGAGGCCATGTTTGCGATCAATGCTGACGGTATAGGCGACGCCAAGGACTGA
- the LOC136189298 gene encoding uncharacterized protein isoform X1 produces the protein MECVSSPVEQIGPSSLALSPLVLLAQLENAADPERGPALGNATSTKQSEELAESERAKDVRTLAAPSKRDKTYRNASDSLTRDESSIAFESLSGSSSFQASGVESFNSRIEILGDHLLGMCAIEEQKEKEKGELKPVDVENKEDARESESCKMTLRSRQKKKSCLKTKPSDTPVSFSLANAQVLVKWSVCVSQSGSAFLEGILDGQPWRTCSVAERIDNRHLKTKSGKVYHLKGPNDVAAMTECNFDRKLIQAFRNGFPSDWRKLVQQYYQNEEGEEEDKEKKQKRIRSPTSGLRQTAPVEAADSEPERTTTRSGRPVARPAYFWLTTPAKKTPKDSEKVLIKKEEGVAKRVGRKGRGKATAAKRTAKEKPKEIRDNIEKEWTDEEMRRYNRAMFSLKPGTTRFWERVSALVQTRSAYECEQFKSALFPSLKAKSDGETKKSKERRDVADIFSHLGGDGTMKRRQQMRELIGRLDEGHNDDPFGGTPFRTVMEPKVGLDSGEDRCIGLIPVTPRTPVGSELTPLKQFDWNVTDRYLFQLERKRRKKPKDGREPPKKKSSKASGNEPIVQLTRILAGTSKKFNSTPSDVTSSDSDSDSEDDE, from the exons ATGGAGTGCGTATCTTCTCCAGTAGAGCAAATAGGCCCTAGTAGCCTTGCTCTGTCGCCTTTGGTACTATTGGCGCAGTTGGAAAATGCGGCAGATCCTGAGCGGGGCCCCGCGTTGGGAAACGCGACGAGTACGAAACAATCGGAGGAGTTAGCCGAAAGCGAGCGCGCGAAAGATGTCAGGACTTTGGCTGCGCCTTCAAAGCGCGAC AAAACGTATCGCAACGCATCAGATTCACTAAcacgcgacgaatcgtcgattGCTTTCGAGTCCTTGAGTGGATCTTCCTCATTCCAGGCGAGCGGCGTCGAAAGTTTTAATAGCCGTATCGAAATACTTGGAGACCACTTGCTCGGAATGTGCGCCATAGaagagcaaaaagaaaaagaaaaaggcgaattGAAACCCGTCGATGTAGAAAAC AAGGAAGATGCACGTGAATCCGAATCATGCAAAATGACGTTGAGATCcaggcagaagaagaagtcttGTTTGAAGACAAAACCATCTGACACTCcagtttcattttcattg GCAAACGCCCAGGTTTTAGTTAAATGGAGTGTTTGCGTATCCCAATCGGGTTCGGCTTTTCTTGAAGGAATTTTAGA TGGTCAGCCGTGGCGTACGTGTAGCGTTGCGGAGAGAATTGACAATCGCCACCTGAAGACCAAATCCGGAAAGGTGTATCATTTGAAAGGgccaaacgacgtcgctgctATGACGGAGTGCAATTTTGACCGGAAACTTATTCAAGCGTTCCGAAACGGTTTTCCATCTGACTGGAGGAAGTTAGTGCAACAATATTATCAAAATGA GGAGGGGGAggaagaggacaaggagaagaaacagaaaagaatTCGTTCGCCAACATCAG GCTTGAGACAAACGGCACCCGTTGAAGCAGCTGACTCCGAGCCCGAG AGAACTACTACGAGAAGTGGCCGTCCAGTAGCACGTCCCGCCTATTTTTGGTTGACAACGccagcaaagaaaacgccaAAAGACTCTGAGAAAGTCTTGATCAAAAAGGAGGAAGGCGTAGCAAAGCGGGTCGGACGAAAAGGAAGGGgaaaggcgacggcggcgaagcgcACGGCAAAGGAGAAACCAAAGGAAATAAGAGACAATATTGAGAAGGAGTGGACTGACGAGGAGATGCGACGATATAATCG GGCAATGTTTTCCTTGAAGCCGGGAACGACGCGTTTTTGGGAGCGCGTCTCTGCATTGGTGCAAACGCGATCTGCGTACGAATGCGAGCAATTCAAGTCGGCTCTCTTTCCGAGTCTCAAAGcgaagagcgacggcgaaacaaagaaatcgaaggaaCGACGCGACGTTGCCGACATCTTCAGTCATTTGGGTGGCGATGGCACGATGAAGCGACGACAGCAAATGCGAGAATTGATTGGCCGACTCGACGAGGGTCACAATGACGATCCTTTTGGGGGGACGCCGTTTAGAACAGTAATGGAAccaaag GTGGGGTTAGACAGTGGTGAGGATCGTTGTATTGGGCTGATTCCGGTGACTCCGCGCACTCCCGTTGGAAGCGAATTGACGCCTCTCAAACAGTTTGACTG GAACGTGACCGATCGATATCTGTTTCAATtggaacgaaaacgaaggaagaAGCCGAAAGACGGTCGCGAAccgccgaagaaaaaatcttcaAAGGCGAGTGGCAATGAACCGATTGTGCAGCTGACTCGCATCCTTGCTGGaacatcaaaaaaattcaattcgACGCCTTCTGACGTAACGTCGAGCGATAGTGACAGTGATAGCGAGGATGATGAATAA
- the LOC136188671 gene encoding uncharacterized protein, whose protein sequence is MTESNPLRPAAKRPRVDQCVLHRFPRLEDKTLIGSSAECPITRITLSNETTRRVYLHEGCGIRVTEKWLSSLSKVTKTDPCGHDPLIINGMIKTGKTAWLLEVLPALIRENPTFGDSGGKNQAKIVVINCQDLNTDSAHDFLCSLMETIHHEVEPSLSEPFPDSLKKFPLREDGLERFLPVLVSTLRHISCLSKQPVFFLLDEVQKWFLWRTKDRSRYDVDAIESMRKIFKRFVANEKAPFCHFAFTGSCMALAWINIRKCPPNGRVLSSSPRVNLPAQVSPKAFEEAKKMIRIRHDVYCDEARFNRCAEFSDRNPALLCHLVSKLSLTGDVDKYCQGKITEKFADEMWKEMGPAFSVLITEDRQFLWDLVHDGIWEEEFYILGDRSLKKHFDAFALKHYSDEHSRYYRRLRSRPFQAFIECILKENGEVQCRDLNRIPPLALATLVPEFSQIVHRFGETCSNFEKSKGRVRTVSDRLTWFMNHLPRNLQDVCTFLGCDLVKHLLQECDHEESSIRDKLLNSPSLYCACLYMFIAVRYCSCHAEIGDDTSIIFKLFPVDPESAKYYLS, encoded by the exons ATGACAGAATCGAATCC ACTGCGGCCGGCAGCCAAGAGACCGCGAGTGGATCAATGCGTTCTTCACCGATTTCCTCGTTTGGAAGATAAAACATTAATTGGTAGTAGTGCCGAATGTCCCATCACTCGAATCACGCTTTCCAACGAAACAACGAGGAGGGTCTATTTACACGAAGGATGTGGCATACGAGTCACAGAAAAGTGGTTATCATCATTGAGCAAAGTGACTAAGACTGATCCTTGCGGTCATGATCCTCTAATCATCAATGGAATGATAAAAACTG GAAAAACAGCCTGGCTATTGGAAGTATTGCCTGCGTTGATTCGAGAGAATCCCACTTTCGGCGACTCCGGTGGAAAAAAtcaggcaaaaatcgtcgttATTAATTGTCAGGATTTGAACACCGATTCAGCACACGACTTTCTGTGTTCTTTGATGGAGACTATTCATCATGAAGTTGAGCCGAGTTTGTCTGAGCCATTTCCGGattctttgaaaaaatttcctttgaGAGAAGATGGGCTCGAACGCTTTCTTCCTGTTCTTGTCAGTACACTAAGGCACATCTCCTGCCTGTCAAAGCAgcccgttttctttctactgGATGAAGTCCAAAAATGGTTTTTGTGGCGGACAAAGGATAGGAGTCgttacgacgtcgacgctatTGAATCTATgcgaaaaattttcaaaagatTTGTGGCAAATGAAAAGGCTCCTTTCTGCCACTTCGCTTTCACTGGCTCTTGCATGGCTCTTGCATGGATCAACATTAGAAAATGTCCCCCCAATGGGCGTGTACTGTCCTCGTCTCCACGCGTGAACCTTCCAGCTCAG GTGTCTCCGAAAGCATTTgaggaagcgaagaaaatgatcAGAATCAGACATGATGTGTACTGTGATGAAGCACGTTTCAACAGATGTGCAGAATTTTCAGATAGGAACCCGGCTCTTCTTTGTCATCTCGTTTCCAAGCTTTCTCTAACCGGTGACGTGGACAAGTATTGTCAAGGGAAGATTACAGAGAAATTTGCTGACGAGATGTGGAAAGAAATGGGTCCAGCGTTTTCAGTCCTCATCACAGAGGATAGGCAGTTCCTTTGGGATCTGGTTCATGATGGTATATGGGAAGAAGAGTTTTACATCCTGGGCGATCGATCCTTAAAGAAGCACTTTGATGCGTTTGCTCTGAAGCATTACTCAGACGAGCATAGCCGCTACTACAGGCGCTTGAGATCAAGGCCATTTCAAGCATTTATTGAGTGCATTTTGAAGGAGAACGGGGAAGTTCAGTGCAGGGATTTGAATCGCATTCCACCGCTTGCACTTGCCACGTTAGTGCCCGAGTTCAGTCAAATTGTGCATCGATTTGGAGAAACGTGCAGTAATTTTGAGAAAAGCAAAGGGCGCGTACGTACAGTCTCTGATCGCTTAACTTGGTTTATGAATCATTTGCCTCGTAACCTGCAAGATGTATGCACCTTTTTGGGGTGTGATTTGGTGAAGCATCTGCTACAAGAATGTGACCATGAAGAGTCGTCAATCAGAGACAAGCTGTTGAACAGTCCGTCGCTTTACTGCGCTTGTTTGTATATGTTCATAGCTGTACGTTACTGTAGCTGTCACGCGGAGATTGGAGATGATACCAGCATTATTTTTAAGCTGTTTCCGGTTGATCCAGAGTCAGCTAAATACTATCTTTCTTGA
- the LOC136189301 gene encoding tubulin polyglutamylase ttll-4-like: protein MLRNYLFVVALLFVSIIFNLLLLLEKAQLANLDPCVDLKATGYRTAMKLVDERSSTASTRNDAPKSKSHSQPDSLEQAIRYHSAGPRPPVAFVRPLCEEPCATLAANAIRAIYEANGIYTTSQDADPWTLLIANTYRGLPKLTKIWQRTNAIPGLLDVCLAERLCRLIRDAKKRFGEAWTAREFAPRCYVLPEDGDVLRQVAAASGASHWLWRSAGSKRGRGARARILNDVTMALQQPKNDSHSLDETVVTDQYPVGLLEEYLGAPLLVNNKRKHTLRIYALIQSFDPLQIYVYERGEVFFASWPYEYKDGETPERCMHFDVSLTRNCSRPDQEQYPDIVLYWSLDRYWTELQHAGVIKSPDFLWGRIKDVVTQAGLLVASTVLSHWEKTYSRDKMPGKAYWRNGFSLVGFDVIVDETKRPWIVDIDCGPGLSHLGSKSELLKVKLMKYIIEDFLKLNGYFSGKFSRSHRKLVTERFDSFCRKRGGCSAEEGALIANYEDSSHSLSRFSLVFPHANTIEAYVKAWRSALPNNLPILVQWALHKKSNAL, encoded by the exons ATGCTGCGAAATTATCTCTTTGTGGTTGCCCTGTTGTTTGTCAGCATCATATTCAATCTTCTACTGCTTCTCGAAAAAGCGCAGCTTGCAAATCTCGACCCGTGCGTCGATTTGAAAGCAACCGGATACCGAACTGCAATGAAATTGGTCGACGAACGTTCGTCGacagcgtcgacgcgcaaCGACGCTCCAAAATCGAAATCGCATTCGCAGCCCGACTCGCTCGAGCAGGCGATTCGCTATCACAGCGCTGGCCCGCGACCTCCCGTCGCATTCGTACGTCCGCTCTGCGAAGAACCGTGCGCGACGCTCGCCGCGAACGCAATCCGCGCGATCTACGAAGCGAACGGCATCTATACGACGTCGCAGGATGCCGATCCGTGGACGCTGCTCATTGCAAACACGTATCGGGGCTTGCCGAAATTGACGAAAATTTGGCAGCGGACGAACGCGATTCCCGGCCTCTTGGACGTCTGTCTCGCCGAGCGACTCTGTCGCTTGATTCgcgacgcgaagaaacgattcggCGAAGCGTGGACGGCAAGAGAATTTGCGCCGCGTTGCTACGTTCTTCCGGAAGACGGTGACGTTTTACGTCAGGTTGCTGCCGCCAGCGGCGCTTCTCATTGGCTGTGGCGAAGCGCGGGATCTAAACGCGGTCGCGGCGCACGCGCGCGTAttctcaacgacgtcacaatggCGCTACAGCAACCTAAAAACGATAGTCATTCATTGGACGAGACCGTTGTCACCGATCAATATCCCGTCGGTTTGCTGGAAGAGTACCTAGGCGCACCTTTGCTGGTCAATAACAAACGAAAGCACACGCTTCGTATCTATGCACTAATTCAATCATTCGATCCACTTCAAATTTATGTATACGAGCGAGGGGAAGTGTTTTTTGCCAGTTGGCCTTACGAATACAAGGACGGCGAGACTCCTGAACGTTGTATGCACTTTGACGTTTCCTTGACACGTAATTGTTCTCGGCCCGATCAAGAACAATATCCAGATATTGTCCTGTATTGGAGTTTGGATCGTTACTGGACCGAATTGCAGCACGCCGGTGTCATCAAAAGCCCGGACTTCTTGTGGGGACGAATCAAGGATGTGGTAACTCAGGCAGGTTTATTAGTCGCTTCGACGGTTCTATCTCACTGGGAAAAGACGTACAGTCGAGATAAGATGCCAGGAAAGGCATATTGGCGAAATGGGTTCTCTTTGGttggatttgacgtcattgttgatgaaacgaaacgaccTTGGATTGTTGATATTGATTGTGGACCTGGGTTGAGTCATTTGGGTAGCAAGTCAGAGTTACTAAAAGTCAA ATTAATGAAATATATAATTGaagattttttgaaattaaACGGATATTTTTCAG gcaAATTCTCAAGATCTCACCGGAAGCTTGTGACTGAAAGATTTGATTCATTTTGCCGTAAAAGAGGAG GGTGCAGTGCAGAAGAGGGCGCTCTTATTGCCAATTATGAGGATTCTTCTCATTCCTTGAGCAGATTTAGCCTCGTCTTTCCTCATGCTAATACAATTGAGGCATACGTCAAAGCCTGGCGTAGTGCCTTGCCTAATAATCTACCCATTCTGGTGCAATGGGCATTACACAAGAAAAGCAATGCTttgtag
- the LOC136189298 gene encoding uncharacterized protein isoform X2: protein MECVSSPVEQIGPSSLALSPLVLLAQLENAADPERGPALGNATSTKQSEELAESERAKDVRTLAAPSKRDKTYRNASDSLTRDESSIAFESLSGSSSFQASGVESFNSRIEILGDHLLGMCAIEEQKEKEKGELKPVDVENEDARESESCKMTLRSRQKKKSCLKTKPSDTPVSFSLANAQVLVKWSVCVSQSGSAFLEGILDGQPWRTCSVAERIDNRHLKTKSGKVYHLKGPNDVAAMTECNFDRKLIQAFRNGFPSDWRKLVQQYYQNEEGEEEDKEKKQKRIRSPTSGLRQTAPVEAADSEPERTTTRSGRPVARPAYFWLTTPAKKTPKDSEKVLIKKEEGVAKRVGRKGRGKATAAKRTAKEKPKEIRDNIEKEWTDEEMRRYNRAMFSLKPGTTRFWERVSALVQTRSAYECEQFKSALFPSLKAKSDGETKKSKERRDVADIFSHLGGDGTMKRRQQMRELIGRLDEGHNDDPFGGTPFRTVMEPKVGLDSGEDRCIGLIPVTPRTPVGSELTPLKQFDWNVTDRYLFQLERKRRKKPKDGREPPKKKSSKASGNEPIVQLTRILAGTSKKFNSTPSDVTSSDSDSDSEDDE from the exons ATGGAGTGCGTATCTTCTCCAGTAGAGCAAATAGGCCCTAGTAGCCTTGCTCTGTCGCCTTTGGTACTATTGGCGCAGTTGGAAAATGCGGCAGATCCTGAGCGGGGCCCCGCGTTGGGAAACGCGACGAGTACGAAACAATCGGAGGAGTTAGCCGAAAGCGAGCGCGCGAAAGATGTCAGGACTTTGGCTGCGCCTTCAAAGCGCGAC AAAACGTATCGCAACGCATCAGATTCACTAAcacgcgacgaatcgtcgattGCTTTCGAGTCCTTGAGTGGATCTTCCTCATTCCAGGCGAGCGGCGTCGAAAGTTTTAATAGCCGTATCGAAATACTTGGAGACCACTTGCTCGGAATGTGCGCCATAGaagagcaaaaagaaaaagaaaaaggcgaattGAAACCCGTCGATGTAGAAAAC GAAGATGCACGTGAATCCGAATCATGCAAAATGACGTTGAGATCcaggcagaagaagaagtcttGTTTGAAGACAAAACCATCTGACACTCcagtttcattttcattg GCAAACGCCCAGGTTTTAGTTAAATGGAGTGTTTGCGTATCCCAATCGGGTTCGGCTTTTCTTGAAGGAATTTTAGA TGGTCAGCCGTGGCGTACGTGTAGCGTTGCGGAGAGAATTGACAATCGCCACCTGAAGACCAAATCCGGAAAGGTGTATCATTTGAAAGGgccaaacgacgtcgctgctATGACGGAGTGCAATTTTGACCGGAAACTTATTCAAGCGTTCCGAAACGGTTTTCCATCTGACTGGAGGAAGTTAGTGCAACAATATTATCAAAATGA GGAGGGGGAggaagaggacaaggagaagaaacagaaaagaatTCGTTCGCCAACATCAG GCTTGAGACAAACGGCACCCGTTGAAGCAGCTGACTCCGAGCCCGAG AGAACTACTACGAGAAGTGGCCGTCCAGTAGCACGTCCCGCCTATTTTTGGTTGACAACGccagcaaagaaaacgccaAAAGACTCTGAGAAAGTCTTGATCAAAAAGGAGGAAGGCGTAGCAAAGCGGGTCGGACGAAAAGGAAGGGgaaaggcgacggcggcgaagcgcACGGCAAAGGAGAAACCAAAGGAAATAAGAGACAATATTGAGAAGGAGTGGACTGACGAGGAGATGCGACGATATAATCG GGCAATGTTTTCCTTGAAGCCGGGAACGACGCGTTTTTGGGAGCGCGTCTCTGCATTGGTGCAAACGCGATCTGCGTACGAATGCGAGCAATTCAAGTCGGCTCTCTTTCCGAGTCTCAAAGcgaagagcgacggcgaaacaaagaaatcgaaggaaCGACGCGACGTTGCCGACATCTTCAGTCATTTGGGTGGCGATGGCACGATGAAGCGACGACAGCAAATGCGAGAATTGATTGGCCGACTCGACGAGGGTCACAATGACGATCCTTTTGGGGGGACGCCGTTTAGAACAGTAATGGAAccaaag GTGGGGTTAGACAGTGGTGAGGATCGTTGTATTGGGCTGATTCCGGTGACTCCGCGCACTCCCGTTGGAAGCGAATTGACGCCTCTCAAACAGTTTGACTG GAACGTGACCGATCGATATCTGTTTCAATtggaacgaaaacgaaggaagaAGCCGAAAGACGGTCGCGAAccgccgaagaaaaaatcttcaAAGGCGAGTGGCAATGAACCGATTGTGCAGCTGACTCGCATCCTTGCTGGaacatcaaaaaaattcaattcgACGCCTTCTGACGTAACGTCGAGCGATAGTGACAGTGATAGCGAGGATGATGAATAA
- the LOC136189298 gene encoding uncharacterized protein isoform X3 has product MECVSSPVEQIGPSSLALSPLVLLAQLENAADPERGPALGNATSTKQSEELAESERAKDVRTLAAPSKRDKTYRNASDSLTRDESSIAFESLSGSSSFQASGVESFNSRIEILGDHLLGMCAIEEQKEKEKGELKPVDKEDARESESCKMTLRSRQKKKSCLKTKPSDTPVSFSLANAQVLVKWSVCVSQSGSAFLEGILDGQPWRTCSVAERIDNRHLKTKSGKVYHLKGPNDVAAMTECNFDRKLIQAFRNGFPSDWRKLVQQYYQNEEGEEEDKEKKQKRIRSPTSGLRQTAPVEAADSEPERTTTRSGRPVARPAYFWLTTPAKKTPKDSEKVLIKKEEGVAKRVGRKGRGKATAAKRTAKEKPKEIRDNIEKEWTDEEMRRYNRAMFSLKPGTTRFWERVSALVQTRSAYECEQFKSALFPSLKAKSDGETKKSKERRDVADIFSHLGGDGTMKRRQQMRELIGRLDEGHNDDPFGGTPFRTVMEPKVGLDSGEDRCIGLIPVTPRTPVGSELTPLKQFDWNVTDRYLFQLERKRRKKPKDGREPPKKKSSKASGNEPIVQLTRILAGTSKKFNSTPSDVTSSDSDSDSEDDE; this is encoded by the exons ATGGAGTGCGTATCTTCTCCAGTAGAGCAAATAGGCCCTAGTAGCCTTGCTCTGTCGCCTTTGGTACTATTGGCGCAGTTGGAAAATGCGGCAGATCCTGAGCGGGGCCCCGCGTTGGGAAACGCGACGAGTACGAAACAATCGGAGGAGTTAGCCGAAAGCGAGCGCGCGAAAGATGTCAGGACTTTGGCTGCGCCTTCAAAGCGCGAC AAAACGTATCGCAACGCATCAGATTCACTAAcacgcgacgaatcgtcgattGCTTTCGAGTCCTTGAGTGGATCTTCCTCATTCCAGGCGAGCGGCGTCGAAAGTTTTAATAGCCGTATCGAAATACTTGGAGACCACTTGCTCGGAATGTGCGCCATAGaagagcaaaaagaaaaagaaaaaggcgaattGAAACCCGTCGAT AAGGAAGATGCACGTGAATCCGAATCATGCAAAATGACGTTGAGATCcaggcagaagaagaagtcttGTTTGAAGACAAAACCATCTGACACTCcagtttcattttcattg GCAAACGCCCAGGTTTTAGTTAAATGGAGTGTTTGCGTATCCCAATCGGGTTCGGCTTTTCTTGAAGGAATTTTAGA TGGTCAGCCGTGGCGTACGTGTAGCGTTGCGGAGAGAATTGACAATCGCCACCTGAAGACCAAATCCGGAAAGGTGTATCATTTGAAAGGgccaaacgacgtcgctgctATGACGGAGTGCAATTTTGACCGGAAACTTATTCAAGCGTTCCGAAACGGTTTTCCATCTGACTGGAGGAAGTTAGTGCAACAATATTATCAAAATGA GGAGGGGGAggaagaggacaaggagaagaaacagaaaagaatTCGTTCGCCAACATCAG GCTTGAGACAAACGGCACCCGTTGAAGCAGCTGACTCCGAGCCCGAG AGAACTACTACGAGAAGTGGCCGTCCAGTAGCACGTCCCGCCTATTTTTGGTTGACAACGccagcaaagaaaacgccaAAAGACTCTGAGAAAGTCTTGATCAAAAAGGAGGAAGGCGTAGCAAAGCGGGTCGGACGAAAAGGAAGGGgaaaggcgacggcggcgaagcgcACGGCAAAGGAGAAACCAAAGGAAATAAGAGACAATATTGAGAAGGAGTGGACTGACGAGGAGATGCGACGATATAATCG GGCAATGTTTTCCTTGAAGCCGGGAACGACGCGTTTTTGGGAGCGCGTCTCTGCATTGGTGCAAACGCGATCTGCGTACGAATGCGAGCAATTCAAGTCGGCTCTCTTTCCGAGTCTCAAAGcgaagagcgacggcgaaacaaagaaatcgaaggaaCGACGCGACGTTGCCGACATCTTCAGTCATTTGGGTGGCGATGGCACGATGAAGCGACGACAGCAAATGCGAGAATTGATTGGCCGACTCGACGAGGGTCACAATGACGATCCTTTTGGGGGGACGCCGTTTAGAACAGTAATGGAAccaaag GTGGGGTTAGACAGTGGTGAGGATCGTTGTATTGGGCTGATTCCGGTGACTCCGCGCACTCCCGTTGGAAGCGAATTGACGCCTCTCAAACAGTTTGACTG GAACGTGACCGATCGATATCTGTTTCAATtggaacgaaaacgaaggaagaAGCCGAAAGACGGTCGCGAAccgccgaagaaaaaatcttcaAAGGCGAGTGGCAATGAACCGATTGTGCAGCTGACTCGCATCCTTGCTGGaacatcaaaaaaattcaattcgACGCCTTCTGACGTAACGTCGAGCGATAGTGACAGTGATAGCGAGGATGATGAATAA